The Alosa sapidissima isolate fAloSap1 chromosome 5, fAloSap1.pri, whole genome shotgun sequence genome has a window encoding:
- the agtr2 gene encoding type-2 angiotensin II receptor — translation MDTENGQNISVPEASCDSFSPSLHQKGLVPAMYSVIFVLGFLGNVLVVCVLCRRSCRQTVANTYLVNLAMSDLLFLSGLPFWAVYYSLDYTWVFGWVMCKVCGGLLSLNVYASIFFITCMSVDRYRAIVHPFRSQSSRSVCRARAVSVAIWAIAALSTVPNIWFRQLHPLAALNVTGCVMAYPSAEWYPAQALAKNTLGFLLPLTVIVTCYYRIGRHLLNTPSIEQGPEHLDRVLRMVVAVVLAFFLCWFPFHVLTFLSALASLGVHMPCWVEKAVEALMSFSLCLGFSNSAINPFLYCFVGNHFREQLWRLYKEKAPRLSQKRDSISTRLSSFSRKLSDLRDPGFPDTANLRLASSSTS, via the coding sequence ATGGATACCGAAAACGGCCAGAACATCTCTGTGCCAGAGGCGTCCTGCGACTCATTCTCCCCATCTTTGCACCAGAAGGGCCTCGTCCCCGCCATGTACAGCGTCATCTTTGTACTCGGTTTCCTCGGCAACGTGCTGGTGGTGTGCGTGCTCTGTCGGCGTTCGTGTCGGCAGACAGTGGCCAACACGTACCTGGTCAACCTGGCCATGTCGGACCTGCTGTTCCTGTCCGGACTGCCGTTCTGGGCCGTCTACTACTCACTGGACTACACCTGGGTGTTCGGCTGGGTCATGTGTAAAGTGTGCGGCGGCCTGCTGTCGCTCAACGTCTACGCCAGCATCTTCTTCATCACCTGCATGAGCGTGGACCGCTACCGGGCCATCGTGCACCCGTTCCGCTCGCAGTCGAGCCGCAGCGTGTGCCGAGCGCGGGCCGTGAGTGTCGCCATCTGGGCCATCGCCGCCCTGAGCACGGTGCCCAACATCTGGTTCCGCCAGCTGCACCCTCTGGCGGCGCTCAACGTGACGGGCTGCGTGATGGCCTACCCGTCGGCCGAGTGGTACCCGGCGCAGGCGCTGGCCAAGAACACGCTGGGCTTCCTGCTCCCGCTCACCGTCATCGTCACCTGCTACTACCGCATCGGGCGCCACCTGCTCAACACGCCGTCCATCGAGCAGGGCCCCGAGCACCTGGACCGCGTGCTGCGCATGGTGGTGGCCGTGGTGCTGGCCTTCTTCCTCTGCTGGTTCCCCTTCCACGTGCTGACCTTCCTGAGTGCGCTGGCCTCGCTGGGCGTCCACATGCCGTGCTGGGTGGAGAAGGCTGTGGAGGCGCTCATGTCCTTCTCGCTCTGCCTGGGCTTCTCCAACAGCGCCATCAACCCTTTCCTCTACTGCTTCGTGGGGAACCACTTCCGCGAGCAGCTGTGGCGCCTCTACAAGGAGAAAGCGCCGCGCCTGTCCCAGAAGAGAGACTCCATCAGCACGCGTCTCAGCTCCTTCTCCAGGAAGCTGAGTGACCTGAGGGATCCGGGGTTCCCTGATACGGCCAACCTGCGCTTAGCTTCGTCCTCCACCTCATAA